The genome window ttattaaaattaaaatgagtgAACGTCTGAGTTCAATtcaattatatttatgttaaaCATCACTACATCAGAATATTATCTcacatttttttcaatttgcttataatctttttaaaataaagagaTTCTTCTAAACAGATATTCTTCTACGAGTATCTATTGCTATGACAAAATTATATTGACTTTATTGCTAATCTATACAGGATTATATTTCTGTAAATTTGTTTACCTTTTAATAAGAAATAAAGACAAGTAAAATTAAAAGCATTTGgcgaaaattcaaatttgaacaaaaataCTAACGATGCAGAATTAGTACATTcatttttttgttcaattaCTTATCcacattatcaaaaaaaaaagttattttcaaaatcaatgattaagttaataaaatcgattatcaaaaaaaaaaaaagttaataaaatcGATGGATAATGTAAAACCCAGTCCCACGTCGAGAAGAGTGGAAATATTAGTTCTGTTTATAAGCATAAATACTACTGCGGCCAgtttatttcggcttattttcggattcggaattcGGGACTTGATCTCGCTGTTTTTTTATACCGACAGAACAGTTTGTAATAGAGTAGTTGTCTTGCAAAGTGATGGAAAAGTGACACACCCACACCCACAAGTTGCTGCCTGTTTGATCACTAAACAAAATTTAGCAATTCAGCGTGTTATAAACGGAGACATGTAAAATGTTCCTCTGTTTTCTACTTGTGAATACTACGTACCGAAAAAGTATTCGTTAGACCGTAAGTTGAACTAGTTACTTGGATTTGAGTACAATCTTGGCTTTTGTGAGTGCTAAAACTATATAAATCAACTACTTGTTCAATCTTACATGCATCAAATATTTGGATACAACAACTAGATACAACAAAATGAAGATTTCTAGCATAGTCATTTCACTTTTAGTATTGTTGGCTTTCTTGATTGCAGGCAATGTCGATGCTCATTCTTGTAGCCCGAGCGGCAAAATCAGGGGAAAGAAAGCACCAGCTGGGCAATGCAACCAGGAAAACTACTCTGATTGCTGTGTTCGAGGGAAGTTGTACCCGACTTACACATGCTCGCCTCGGGTCACCGGTCATACAAAAGCAACTTTAACTCTGAATAGTTTCCAGAAAGGCGGAGATGGTGGCGGTCCATCAGAATGCGATAACCATTACCACGATGATGACACGCCGGTTGTGGCATTATCAACTGGATGGTATAACGGAGGGTCACGTTGCCTC of Daucus carota subsp. sativus chromosome 3, DH1 v3.0, whole genome shotgun sequence contains these proteins:
- the LOC108213788 gene encoding putative ripening-related protein 1, which gives rise to MKISSIVISLLVLLAFLIAGNVDAHSCSPSGKIRGKKAPAGQCNQENYSDCCVRGKLYPTYTCSPRVTGHTKATLTLNSFQKGGDGGGPSECDNHYHDDDTPVVALSTGWYNGGSRCLNKITIRANGRSVEAMVVDECDSTMGCDEEHDYQPPCPHNIVDASKAVWKALGVPENDWGDLDITWSDA